From Rudanella lutea DSM 19387, a single genomic window includes:
- a CDS encoding response regulator transcription factor, which yields MAIRLLIADDHAVVRKGIRMLLEDEPDMQVVGEAADGDEAVDLIGQLDPDILLLDLTMPRMSGLEVLKTLSRQSHRVYTLVFSMHSNPDYILKAVQHGAAGYLLKDTGQAEILKAIRTVVNGELYYPPSASNVIIKQLVRQQPVSAEADTQAAKTPTVWSRITPREAQVLNCLMDGMSSTEIATRFGVSVNTVANQRASIIRKAGVKNTADLIRLAVSDKRR from the coding sequence ATGGCTATACGACTTCTCATTGCCGACGATCACGCTGTAGTACGCAAAGGCATCCGAATGCTCCTTGAAGACGAACCCGATATGCAGGTCGTGGGCGAAGCCGCCGATGGCGACGAAGCTGTTGATCTGATTGGGCAATTAGACCCCGATATTCTGCTGCTCGACCTGACCATGCCCCGTATGTCGGGCCTTGAGGTGCTCAAAACGCTTTCGCGGCAGTCGCACCGGGTGTACACCCTTGTGTTTAGTATGCACAGCAACCCGGATTACATTCTGAAAGCGGTGCAACACGGCGCGGCCGGGTATTTGCTCAAAGACACCGGTCAGGCAGAAATCCTGAAAGCCATCCGAACCGTGGTCAACGGCGAGTTGTATTATCCGCCGAGCGCATCAAACGTCATTATCAAGCAGTTGGTACGTCAGCAACCGGTCTCGGCAGAAGCTGACACCCAGGCCGCTAAAACCCCAACCGTTTGGAGCCGCATTACCCCCCGCGAAGCCCAGGTGCTCAACTGCCTCATGGATGGAATGAGCAGCACGGAGATTGCCACGCGTTTCGGCGTCAGTGTAAATACCGTAGCCAATCAGCGGGCGAGTATTATCCGGAAAGCAGGCGTCAAAAACACGGCCGACCTGATTCGGCTCGCCGTCAGCGACAAAAGAAGGTGA